One genomic region from Ammospiza caudacuta isolate bAmmCau1 chromosome 1, bAmmCau1.pri, whole genome shotgun sequence encodes:
- the NRBP2 gene encoding nuclear receptor-binding protein 2, with protein MAVPEPDARLAQEKEEESEEESEVLEESPCGRWQKRREQVNQGNMPGIQSTFLAMDTEEGVEVVWNELLFTDRKAFKAHEEKIQTMFEQLVLVDHPNIVKLHKYWLDVRDSKARVIFITEYVSSGSLKQFLKKTKKNHKAMNARAWKRWCTQILSALSFLHSCDPPIIHGNLTSDTVFIQHNGLVKIGSVWHRVFANALPDDLRSPMRIEREEQRNLHFFPPEYGQKADGTAVDIFSFGMCALEMAVLEIQTNGDTRVSEEAIARARHSLDDPNMREFILSCLTLNPDRRPSANSLLFHRVLFEVHSLKLLAAHCFINHQYLMPENVVEEKIKELDLNMVMAEIRREGRPAVQWRYSEVSFLELDKFLEDVRNGIYPLMNFAASRPHALPRALSQPPEDPQKAKTPTPEPFDVETRKVVQMQCNMELNEDKSQWHLTLLLILEDKLHRQLSYDLLPTDNSKDLATELVHYGFIHEDDCEKLAAFLESAFHKHRSQAL; from the exons gtgAACCAGGGGAACATGCCTGGCATCCAGAGCACCTTCCTGGCCATGGACACCGAGGAGGGCGTGGAGGTGGTGTGGAACGAGCTGCTCTTCACTGACAGGAAGGCCTTCAAAGCTCACGAG gagAAGATCCAGACCATGTTTGagcagctggtgctggtggATCACCCCAACATCGTCAAACTGCACAAGTACTGGCTGGACGTCAGGGACAGCAAGGCCCGG GTCATTTTCATCACAGAGTACGTGTCCTCGGGGAGCCTCAAGCAGTTCCTGAAGAAAACCAAGAAGAACCACAAGGCCATGAACGCCCGg gcctGGAAGCGCTGGTGCACCCAAATCCTCTCAGCTCTCAG ttTCCTGCACTCCTGTGATCCCCCCATCATCCACGGGAACCTGACCAGTGACACCGTGTTCATCCAGCACAACGGGCTCGTCAAGATCGGCTCCG TTTGGCACCGGGTGTTTGCCAACG cGCTCCCGGACGATCTGCGCAGCCCCATGAGGATCGAGCGCGAGGAGCAGCGGAACCTGCACTTCTTCCCTCCGGAATACGGCC AGAAGGCAGACGGGACGGCCGTGGACATCTTCTCCTTCGGGATGTGCGCGCTGGAG ATGGCCGTGCTGGAGATCCAGACCAACGGGGACACGCGGGTGTCGGAGGAGGCGATTGCGCGGGCCCGGCACTCCCTGGATGACCCCAACATGAGG gagtTCATCCTGTCCTGCCTGACCCTGAACCCCGACCGGCGCCCCAGCGCCAACAGCCTCCTGTTCCACCGCGTGCTCTTCGAGGTGCACTCGCtgaagctgctggcagctcacTGCTTCATCAACCACCAGT ATCTGATGCCCGAGAACGTGGTGGAGGAGAAGATCAAGGAGCTGGACCTGAACATGGTGATGGCCGAGATCCGCAGGGAGGGGCGGCCCGCGGTgcagtggag GTACTCCGAAGTTTCCTTCCTGGAGCTGGACAAGTTCTTGGAGGACGTCAG GAACGGGATTTACCCCCTGATGAACTTTGCCGCCTCCCGGCCCCACGCGCTGCCCcgagccctgtcccagcccccgGAGGACccacagaaagccaaaacccCCACGCCAGAGCCCTTCGACGTGGAGACCAGGAAg GTGGTGCAGATGCAGTGCAACATGGAGCTGAACGAGGACAAGAGCCAGTGGCAC ctcacGCTCCTGCTGATCCTGGAGGACAAGCTGCACCGCCAGCTCAGCTACGACCTGCTGCCCA CTGACAACTCCAAGGATTTGGCCACAGAGCTGGTGCATTACGGGTTCATCCACGAG GACGACTGCGAGAAGCTGGCCGCGTTCCTGGAGAGCGCCTTCCACAAGCACCGCTCCCAAgccctctga